GGTTGTATTACCTGTCCCTGGCATGGCTATCAATACCAGCCCGGCGATGGTTGCGCACCACCGCCATTCACCGAGAAACTTGCCACTTACCGATTGAAGTTAAAAGGCAATTCGGTATACGTTAACGTGAATGCTTTGCCTGAAGGAACCTCCGTTGAACCCGCAACGATCGGTGAGCAAAAGGCGACTGACCCGACTTCCTTTTTCATTGGTTGGAGCGATCAAAACCCAATTGCTATTATCAAATTTGTTAAAAGAGCAGCACTGGGCTTATGCGCGGTTGCATTGCTGGTTGCCGTTGGTTTTACTACAAGGCTGACACACGTGGCTAAGTCATCCTTTGATTACGAAGACCTCAAAACGATCCAGGGACAGTTGGTATCTTATCCATTCCCTGCTATAAGAACTATTGCCGGGAAGGGCCAAAGCGGGCAAACGATTATTAAAACTTATCCCCTGGTAAACGATTCCAAGTTTGGTGCAAACGGAGTGGTCGATTCTGTTATGAAGCATTTTAATACAGATCATTATTTAACCTCAATTAACGGGGCTGTTATTCAGCGTAATGACGTCACGGCGATGGAGTTAAGTAAAGGGGAGCTTTCAGTTAAAGTATCAGACAAAAACAATAATCTGCCTGCTGCCGAATTAAAGAAATTGGCGGACACGTCGATCCTAGGCGAAATAATCGATCCGAAATGCTACCTCGGTGCGATGAATCCGGGCGAAGGCAAACCGCACCGTGCCTGCGCCATTTTATGCATCAGTGGTGGCATCATGCCCATCCTTACTTTTAAAGATGAAAAAGGTGAAATGCGATACGCCATTCTGCAGGGACCCCGGGGAGAAAAAATTAACAACCAGGTGCTAAACTATGTTGCTGAGCCTGTGAAGATAACCGGCATATTGTATCGCTATGATAACTGGTATGTCTTTTATACTGACCCCGCAAATCAAATACATCCGCTATTTAATTAAAGAGTATGACACTGGAACATGTAGCAGTTTGGACAACTGACCTTTAAAAGTGGAAAGATTTTTATACAAAATGCTTTGAAGGAACGTCCAACGAAAAGTGCACCAACACCAAACTTGTTCGATATTTGCATTATAATCGACCCTCTTTT
Above is a window of Mucilaginibacter ginsenosidivorans DNA encoding:
- a CDS encoding Rieske 2Fe-2S domain-containing protein encodes the protein MSTSYVPVLWNPFKKKYDRFLWSFIAIYLASFILLSKLLFPQLIAMTIVIRAFGTLAIILLHVILIIGPLCRLQPWLLPLLYNRRHLGVTMFCVASVHAVLSLVWFHSGGMLHPLVSLFAGNTHYNSLRFFPFQTLGFTAYIIFMIMAFTSHDFWLNFLSPKTWKAMHMMVYLAYALIIMHVMLGIIQLESSPLIFLMLITGLLTVATLHILAGIKEWKFDCRQRTIEDREWVYVCEAGDIEDSRAKMAIVNNERVAVFKYGNKLSAVHNVCKHQNGPLGEGKIVDGCITCPWHGYQYQPGDGCAPPPFTEKLATYRLKLKGNSVYVNVNALPEGTSVEPATIGEQKATDPTSFFIGWSDQNPIAIIKFVKRAALGLCAVALLVAVGFTTRLTHVAKSSFDYEDLKTIQGQLVSYPFPAIRTIAGKGQSGQTIIKTYPLVNDSKFGANGVVDSVMKHFNTDHYLTSINGAVIQRNDVTAMELSKGELSVKVSDKNNNLPAAELKKLADTSILGEIIDPKCYLGAMNPGEGKPHRACAILCISGGIMPILTFKDEKGEMRYAILQGPRGEKINNQVLNYVAEPVKITGILYRYDNWYVFYTDPANQIHPLFN